One Pieris napi chromosome 13, ilPieNapi1.2, whole genome shotgun sequence genomic window carries:
- the LOC125055565 gene encoding juvenile hormone acid O-methyltransferase-like, protein MGNAFRNIYNLLQGDGDCLATFVGQAAFYDALRELAKRKKWKIWLKDTEKIISPYHDSSNPEKQLREMLDKIGFSFIEIQYKRLSFQYESAELFQEAIKALTPFKIPADIFNEFLAELFEEMQRIDFEVYKYEKSTSEWVHNFNLFILYIKK, encoded by the exons ATGGG AAACGCGTTTCGAAATATCTATAATCTTCTGCAGGGAGATGGTGACTGTCTGGCAACATTCGTAGGACAAGCAGCCTTCTACGACGCATTAAGAGAACTGgccaaaagaaaaaaatggaaAATTTGGCTTAAGGATAcggaaaaaattatatcaccTTACCACGACAGCTca AATCCTGAAAAGCAACTCAGAGAAATGTTAGATAAAATCGGATTTTCGTTTATTGAAATACAGTACAAGAGATTATCTTTTCAGTATGAAAGCGCAGAATTATTTCAGG AAGCGATTAAGGCACTCACTCCATTCAAGATTCCTGCAGACATATTCAACGAATTTTTAGCTGAACTTTTTGAAGAAATGCAAAGAATAGATTTTGAAGTCTACAAATATGAAAAATCTACTAGTGAATGGGTTCATAACTTTAACTtgtttattctttatataaaaaaataa